In the genome of Lathyrus oleraceus cultivar Zhongwan6 chromosome 4, CAAS_Psat_ZW6_1.0, whole genome shotgun sequence, the window gagatcaatggtagtggatgaatgacacccctcaaacttaggctgataaggcaccccggaagttgatgcaaccttgagaaaagaagtcggacacaatttagggacaccggaccaagagagcggtatggaaagaccaagtcagaaaagaaccacataacacgaggagacttcagagcttgcaagctaaccaacatggtgagatcacaaaaagccaaacacgaaatatcaacatgagagttcagccaggtatgactttatcactctgattttgcgtatgtcctgttgacacgtcacagcatgacaacacacactgaggcaagttatttgtttagccagggcctttctaaccatccctatctgtatgtttcccttcgtaaaccccgttgagccttagccattttattcatcgtaaaccccatgttaacttttaagcattattcatcataaaccccctgttcagttttaatcattcatttttttcataactcggtatgattgtgtgaattgcaaaATGTGCAAgaaaactaagtttggggtggaaatcttgaaagagaagcaagtgcataataagagatcatacaaaaagaaaaataatatgtattttctttaaaagaaaaaaaaaagagaaaagaaaacaaaagagaaaaatgcacttgccgagacttaagactctaacacaTATGAAATGCTCGGAAAATTCGAGTAGgaaaagagtcaaaagagtgaaattaacccccagagtatacgtgatgcacgagaaaaaagagaaagaaaaatcacacaacatgactaccgagttcaaaaccctttgttatccaatttttttgtttatcccaccgtacccaagccccgttacaacctaaaaagacctcaaaaagtgtgtggaatctgctgtggtagtgacattagaatgtattcaaagttaagagtttggtattgcatactgtgctgtgagtgtacacacctaaccctgagagatattgtgagtgtgtgaaaagcttgcaggtgaagaggtttctgatgtggaaatgtggtaaactgcctgaatcggagagacctgaaactcgattggaaaggaagaacacaaatggtgaaagactaggttgcattgtggaaaatgaattaaggggtgacctttgtttggactcaatacatcacttgaggacaagcaatgagacaagtttggggttgtgatcggtcaccatttccattgaattcccgccgttaatccgacatattgtcatcactttggtaagatttatgtttgtttttagttgctttggagtcatttatcatgttttgttgatttggtatcacattgcattcgattacaagtttatgtcaaaaagatctcgtttatgcttcgtttggtagtgtcattgttacaggccattgcacaggtttaaaagcaagaatggtgaagttatggacactctgaaaggcaaaaatatgaagaaacaacaggtcaacacgggcacccgtgtgccacaacattgcccgtgttgttgatcaggcagagcaaaagaggagaagaaaaacagagatcaacacgggcacccgtgtgtcaccacacgaccgtgttaattaaaacagtgcattaacacgggcacccgtatgggggaacacggcccgtgttgttgcctctgtagcttgtgctgaaaataattaattatggagaacaacacggccacccgtgtggtgacacacgaccgtgttgattggacgcagcttggaaaacctagtttttgctttgtgaaccgattctgctcattaagggtagtttggaccttttgcttggaagagatgcatctgaagctataagaaggcttggaagagaaagaagaaggcaccttttgacagacgaaagaaaacattgcaATGGAGACGATAGCGAATACGAAGGATTTGAAGACGacgagattcaagggcatcaaccattgaagatcaaactctcctgattctttgtaatgtctaatctttacattatgagttctttaagtactatgaggggctaaaccccctgatgctaggggggtggtcctaATGTTATCGCATGCTATGAATTTGAAccaatgatttcttgattactatgttacgtatttcaattcaattgtgtgatgttattatgcttttgtatcagacaaatacaaattgatctatgacttccaataacaggattgtgattgttagggttttcacacaattgggtttatgaatgcatcatctaggactagtaactttcgtaaatcaccgtaaaccttgatattttgtatgattaaaaccaatgattaattgaatgcactacgccaaaaaagacctatgagagcgctttttttggcctttaaaagcgcttaaaagcgctgccgtaggtggcgctgctataggttttagcagcgctttttgtttactaaaaagcgctgctaaaggttgtcaatagagagcgctttttagtaaaaagcgctgctaaaggtggcatatagacaacctttaagagcactttttactaaaaagcgctctctattgacaacctttatCAGCGCTTTTGagtaaaaagcgctcttaaaggttgtctatataccacctatagcagcgctttttactaaaaagcgctctctattgacaacctatagcagcgctttttagtaaaaagtgctctctattgacaacctatagcagcgctttttactaaaaagcgctctctattgacaacctttagcagcgctttttagtaaaaagcgctctctattgacaacctttagcagcgctttttactaaaaagcgctgtcttttcctctagtaaaataacaaaacgctgccttcagtttaagcctaccatttcaacctgtaatattttttgggaataatcccataaacctgtaaatcaagcctctctaattcaagcatttggagtcataattcaagcatttgtaattttttaaaccaacacaagcaaaccaacacaagaatgaacacatttggagtcataattcaagcaaaccaacacaaggatagataggcactgaacacatttggagtcataattcaagcatttgtaattttttaaagcaaaccaacacaagaatgaacacattaatctatccatgaaattaaagatatcactaaaattataaagaactatacacaagtcaaaactaatatgttatacggcctatttggagtcataactaatctgttaaaaatataaagaactatacacttgccaaccagaaaccattcttcatcaaagtattcatgttattttgaaaccattatatactaattaatcttttctcaataaaatattgacacaattcctccttgatttgttccaactgcagtctcgtgtaatgagcacacttgtattcatcaaagtactacataacaaaacataatatgcatgatttagttaaaagtaataaataatatgaaatattcgataaatattaaaacaaatcCTAAGTTATAAATCCATACCGTGATTGGAATCTCTATTTGATTCATATTAATGATTTCCCTCATAAACCTCATTACAAAGTATCCGCAATCGATACCGTTGCGCTGTAGAGGACACtacatagaaaaataaataagaatgtatagttatcttttcttatcaagtagcatcactattataagcaaaattGTGAAAATTAAAGTACCTGCACTTTTATCCACGTAATGTTGCTGGATTTAGTACGTGGTACTCGAGCTTGTCTTTGAGATCGGAACACTTTTATTGatctaacaaaataaaaacatatatttaGAACAATCTCACATAAATATACACGAATATTTAGAACAGTCTCACTTACGTATCAACTAATTGCTTCATATCCGGATAATTTGTCCATTCACCATCTATCGAATTCAGAAAATATACCACTTCTTTTAAAGGATCAATAGCAAGCAACAACCAGTGACACctataaattaaaacaaaagtttataTGGAAACTTTTTACGTAAAAGAAACAATTAAAGATTAGAATAAACTTAGAATTAAAATCTAACCCTGAATTATACGGCCAAAGATACAAGTTGTTTGTACTGCTGGCCATGAATCTCTTGACTAAGTACTCTCTACATGAATCCGGTTCCCTACAAATTAATGCTTTGTTGACCAGGGAGGAAGACACGAAACGGAATCTGTTTGACAATTGATCATTCCCGCGCATGAAATTGTCATACAAGAACCTtcaataaaaacataataaacattagactatttttattgaaatgtgtaaataaattgttcaagtaattaaataatatataGATCGGATTACCGGATGTATGTGTGTATAACACCGACGCCTAATTCTTGATGCCGAAAAATATGTTCCAGATCTTCTTTTCCGATTGTTTCAGTGCATGAATAACCAAAGATATCTTCCTCCATATCCAGTAAGCGAATAGCACCAGCTGTTGCCATATCTGATGAGTCAACAAGTGTTTCAAGAGATATCTGGTATCGAGGCACAAAAGCACCTTTTTTTGGCAAATATTTCACTGGAAGATCCCTTTTGTTTTTCTGTCGACTACCAATTTTCTGGCTCAGTTGTTGTGACCCTTGAGCAAATACCTATAAATCATATAACATAGGTAAATTATAAAATCATGCATTTTTTGATTCGGATCATATAATTAACACTTTCAATATACCtctttttgtgatgcaacagacTCGTTGTGCCGCAAAATCCCTTTATCCTTAGATGCGGGTTTTGTAGGCGTCTAAAATTACCatgtaaaaaaaattaacttAACGGTTCAGAATTGACATTTGAATACTAAAAGATTCATAGTGGTTTTTGAATTCAACATACCTCATCATCAATGAAAATGAGATCCAAGGGCCATGCAACAAATGATCCTATTGCATCTCGCAGCAATGTTGTCTCTGAAACAATGTCAGGTATCGGTAGCAACGCATCCTTATCTAATACAACATCAACCGATACTTTAAGGTGTCCATCCGGGAGCGGTCTATGGTGAAGTAAATCtcccgaagtgttgtgcacttttcccttgccaactagGCGATAAGTCGGTGACGATAAGTATAGCTGACAAGatgaaatgccctaaaccaataataaatatgttacttttaatgtgtatatatttcaattaacataaatgtgctattttaatttcaaaataacatatataattacctcgggaaatttaTTTTGACAATTGATACTGGCTTTCTCACTAGTTTCTTTCAACTGTGAACTGCACTTTTCCATACACCTATATCTCTCATTATCCTTTTGCAATTGAAGAACTTGCGCTTGTAATGCCTGCAACGTCTccatcacttcttgattgctAGGATTTCTTCTCCTTGGATTCTTATACAAGGAAGTTGGAGTACAACCATGCCCTTTACCCCTCACCCGACCGGgatactcaggaacatttagtgCTCTACTAAGTACGCTCCTGTTCTCCTGGTCCTCAGCTGTGCTTATCGATTGAGATAGGGTCTCCTGAAATTCATTTACATATCGGAAATTATTAGTGGagataaaaaaattaattatatattattaaacttttgatttaattaaaGACACAATGTTCTACTTACACATTCATCATAAATATGTTGAACGTCATCCCTAACAGTTCCATCCTTTCCCACACGAGCTTCTTTCCACAAAACATGTGGCGGAAGtgatgttgcgtcacttttcgTCTCGTCTAACTACGCATTGACACAAATAATAAGataatcaattataacacatTGAGACAATTAATAAGATCGTAGCATTTTTGTATACTTACAATTTTTTCCTCTAAGCGTGCATATCCCAAacgcccttttttgtatgcatacGTGGGATTTGACGCTCTCTCGCGATTTGTGGCACTCACTTTCTTGAAATTTTCGTCTCTTCTTTGGGCTACAAAAGCAACCCATTCTTCTTCTGTAATGAAGATCGCATACTTCACTGGATATTCCGGATCATATTCAACAAAATTTTTTTCTTTGTCCTTAAGATACTTGTTTGTTAAAAACGTTCTCCACCCTCTGtgtctttttccggccaattgaagTATATACTTTTTTCGGATAGTTGTATCTTCAATGTTAAAAGACCTCTACGAAAAAATATTGGAATAGAGTGTGTTAGTATAAGTAATTTAAACACATTATCGTCAATATAAAGAAAATATAAACAATCATATATTGTACCAGTATCTCAGTCCAAATCTTATCTTTAGCGCTACCCAACTCTTTATTACTCCATCTTGTAGCAGTGATTGGAATGTGCATACGAACAAGTGTACCAATGTAGCTTGCCAACTTTGCAGCATTAGACCCAATTAGTTGGTTATCAGCATTCCAATTTACATTATATGTTACTGCTTTATCTCTATCACGAATGATACTCTTCATAATAGTGATGCCTCGTGTAATTTCTTTTTCTGAAGTATCATCAGGAGCATTTGCATCTTGTGAGTTTTCTTGATCACTAGCCATTTaacctgtaataaagaaaaaatataaaaatgaaatgaaaaatataaaaatccATAATCAATAATCCatatatatattgaataataTAAAATGACATAGGCTATAATTAAATTTTCTTGAATGACATAGGCTATGGACGAACCGGTATATCAATAGTTAAACTACGTGGACTAATATTAATAAAAGGAGTGCTAACAATACCAACTCTAACACTCTTTTATTGGGTGAAACTCGTCTAAGTCCCACTATTTTGAGTCTTTTGTCTGTCTCCTTTCCAAGAACTCAAGAGCTTGTTGCGACCAAAACACAGTTCCAAATATCATAACTGCTTCCTAATGCATAACTAGAGCTAAATAATATAAAACTGTCTAATTAGCTCAGACCAATCACTTTGAACCTCTAGGCCACCACTCATGATCTTTACTAGTAAGAGGTCATATAGATTTAAGACGGAATACATCCCACACAGGCAGTTTAATTGGAACAGTACCACATATAACTGGTTGTACATAGTTACTGGTTGTAAACAGAACTATACTAAGTGCACAAGTACCTGAGTTTGTCGCTTTGAGATTAAAAAATATAGGACAGAACCGGACAGCTACAACAGCTTTGCTTGCGCAGGGAATCTGTATAGCAGGCCTGCATATCAAGGTCAAATAATAAAGCAACATActgtatacgtgcgttttcgacgccatgagatttggtgtaagaaaggattttttcgacaaatgatgacatgggtTGAAACGATTTGATTAATaagtatggttcgacacttcgacaaaatggaagtTTCGTCATTTCGACAAAGATGTTTGCACCTAGGAAAAGCACTTTTGACAGAGAGGGAGAACATTGCAGTATGTTGATAATTCGACAAAAAtcctgaaggaagacgtcattttgacttaaaagtaaatttgaatttaaaaggttgtgacgtttggcagaagacgcgtggaagcatctggcgaaaggaggagaaccatgtgtcatagttttaggatttagtcgtTAATAACAATTAtgttatttgtgtatatatagggtagttattatctaaaaaaggtgtgaagaattacttatacaaaattcctgaaaacactcaaagtacccgtgtgagagaaaagagtcatatttggaaaatgtatgtgtaaacaaacaccaattccttcaaagtttattttataaagttcaaagttctttacaaatctcttttatgttttccagtcatttatctttctgcactttatccttttcgacactttacatttcgtcagttattttccgccatttactttatcttgttaaatttacatccacttaacattgtaatcaacatatttcgacgtaaaacacttagagaacagaaatgaaagatatgaaagtgattttagacatcttcaagaccatctagatctgcacatgtcctaggatttgtgtggttgatcctgcaagtaacccaattctacaagttttggtaaaccagaggttgttcgccaaaattcacagcgaacaaattggcacgcccagtgggactgTGCAAAAATTTAGAAAGTTAGATAATCGCTAGTCAAAATCTGTCCTTCATttgtatgagactgagaagcggtaaattagccgtatccgaagtagaaatacctaaaagaacaagagtaaggaaaatggcgaaccAGCCAAATAATCCTAACGAATCCATCCCAGTATCTAACCCTATCCCTTCGACAGAAGGCAATATAGGAtcggtccctgtgtcagaggctgtaCCTTCGTCAGCGGGGTCGATACCAGCGGTTTCGATGTCACAAaacgcgcctagttcgtccttcagggcacaacaaatgcccaTTGGGACAACCCCCCCTGTgggaaacacttctaggccttttgtaacgaatttcaccatgcctccgcctggtagggaacaacccttcggaatgccaacttcggtgatggcaaatttacataactccccgttaatatattcagactcgatggccaacgtgtcttcacccttacaagggtcaggatatggtggaaacgtgagtagactgaatcaacaaccactttacgtgccgccgataacaaataattcggcgcaagtgattagacagcagatggacgagagtaatcatgatatggtccaaatgttgacgcaacaaatgggagcggtgtttaatCCACTGATACAGAACACCACTCAAACAAACCAAGCgttggcagcgcaaatgacgcgcattgctgatttctttggagtccctcaaactcgacacagagaacaagtggttcATAACCCAGCGGTAGCGGTCCAAGAAGAACCTACGATAAACCAGATACCGTTAGACAATCCTCAAACGAACGTCAGAAACCGagaggatgtagtcgaacagcctcgtgtcgaaatccccattccacaagagcctagaaggatagtaatccagagaggccaggacgcggatgctgtattgcaacaacggatgcggtataataatccgcctgtcgaaaataatttggcagccatggtcgaaacgataatggcacaaaatgggatgaacatgggtttacaaaggcctagttacgcatccccactatcagaatatattctgcaagaagaattgccaccaaggtggaaagtccctaagttcacaaagttctcaggggacactagtgagtccactatagaacatgtggcacgttacctgatcgaggcaggggagatagcccgtaacgaaaatttgaaaataaaatatttccctagttccttaacaaaaaacgcgtttacttggtttacatctttgcctgcaaactcagtatacacgtggacccaattagaaaggctgttccatgaacaattctacatgggacaaacaaaaataagtctgaaagaattagccagtgtcaagagaatacactccgaaccaatagatgattatttaaataggttcagattgctaaaggctagatgtttcaccccagtgccagaacatgagttggtcgaaatggccgcagggggactagactattctataaggaagaaactagatacccagtatctgagggatatggcacaattagcggatagagtgagacaggtcgaaaggttaagggacgaaaaattcagggcaaataagaataaaaaagagagggtagcctacgtaggggttcgccaagatgatgagttCGACGAACACGAACCAAGTAGCTTCGACGAACAAGAAATCGACCTAGCAGAACTAAAACAAGGGCCACCTTATTCGTgcaaagtactaactccgtcgaacggaaacccagtcgaaaccaacgataagttccccaaaaggacttatacgttcgacattaccaaatgtgacgaaatcttcgatctgttggttaaagatggtcaattaataaaaccaccaggcgcta includes:
- the LOC127136836 gene encoding uncharacterized protein LOC127136836, coding for MASDQENSQDANAPDDTSEKEITRGITIMKSIIRDRDKAVTYNVNWNADNQLIGSNAAKLASYIGTLVRMHIPITATRWSNKELGSAKDKIWTEILRSFNIEDTTIRKKYILQLAGKRHRGWRTFLTNKYLKDKEKNFVEYDPEYPVKYAIFITEEEWVAFVAQRRDENFKKVSATNRERASNPTYAYKKGRLGYARLEEKILDETKSDATSLPPHVLWKEARVGKDGTVRDDVQHIYDECETLSQSISTAEDQENRSVLSRALNVPEYPGRVRGKGHGCTPTSLYKNPRRRNPSNQEVMETLQALQAQVLQLQKDNERYRCMEKCSSQLKETSEKASINCQNKFPEGISSCQLYLSSPTYRLVGKGKVHNTSGDLLHHRPLPDGHLKVSVDVVLDKDALLPIPDIVSETTLLRDAIGSFVAWPLDLIFIDDETPTKPASKDKGILRHNESVASQKEVFAQGSQQLSQKIGSRQKNKRDLPVKYLPKKGAFVPRYQISLETLVDSSDMATAGAIRLLDMEEDIFGYSCTETIGKEDLEHIFRHQELGVGVIHTYIRFLYDNFMRGNDQLSNRFRFVSSSLVNKALICREPDSCREYLVKRFMASSTNNLYLWPYNSGCHWLLLAIDPLKEVVYFLNSIDGEWTNYPDMKQLVDT